cttgacgaatttttaactgaacccagctttttcaggatttttcgatggtcagctttcaagtcgtttatctctcaataaaagtaaccgtagacggaaatgtgacacatattctgaaggagcaactcttttagtgatgaatctgaaaatttcatccatctcggcgcaaccgttcggtcttgacgaatttttaactgaacccagctttttcatgatttttcgaaggtcagctttcgagacttttatctctcaataaaagtaaccgcagatataaatgtgatacatattctgaaagagcaaatctttttgtgataaatctgagaatttcatccatccaggtgcaaccgttcggtcttgacgaatttttaactgaacccagctttttcaggatttttcgaaggcgagctttcgagtttttgatctttccataaaagtaaccgtagatggaaatgtgatacatattcttaaagagcaactcttccagtaataaatcagggaatttcattcatctaggTGCAAGCTTTCGGTCCTGACGATTTTTTAAAtgaggtcaactttcgacacgcgtatctaccaggaaaattatcgtagatctaaatgcgatacatattctaaaagagcaacctCTTCTAGAAGTAAATATCAAAGGTGGAGGGAGGGGGTATCAATGGCCCCCATGCCTAAACCTCTCTCAACTCACCTATGCATATCCTTGGTCCATCCCCGAAAGGAATATACGCGTAATCCCAAATCTTGGGTCGGTTTTCCTGCTCGGCAAATCTGTCGGGATCGAAGCGGTCCGGATTTGGAAAATACTCCGGGTCCCTGTGCAAGGCAAAGCATGGCACCAGGATGTCCACACCTTCTTCTATCAATACGTTACTGTCGGGTATGTAATAGTTCTCGGTGCATTTCCTGATGAAGACCGGGGCTGCTGGATACTTCCGTAAGGTCTCTGCAATAGGAATAAGGTGAATGATTTTGCCGATGGATTACTTCACCGGCTTCATGGCAGCAAGCTTCCCGTTTCCTGAGGCTGTTTGTGGACTGGAGCAATTTGCTTCAATTGAATCGAATTCTGTCCAAACAAGAGGACCTTTATGAGCCACAACGATAAGCTTAACACAGTTGGGATGGATTTATTGCCAAGTTATGGGCTATGGCGCATGCCTGACAGCGAGGATTTAAAGGCATTTTTCGAGTATGCGCAAGTCTATTGCAATACGTGTGGAGGAACACAAATATCTGTAGTACAAATGAATAGTATTTCTTTGCAAATTTTTGTGCTGAGTACTTGTCCACGATTCCTAGAAGATAAATCAAAAAGATAATGGGCATATGATAACATCTAACAATCACAAATGACGCAAATCGATGCCAGGGACGTTTGATTCTGAGGGACTCCATCCCTCCCAGGAGGGTGATTGTTAAACATTGTTTCGCAGATTAGGAAAGACAAAGAGTGAGTGAGAAGAAGTGTTCGTCTTTCTTTTAGCATTTTTGGTGGCCCTCATTGTGCAACAGTTGGCTGACAGATTGAGGCACTTACAACTTCCGAATTATTCATTCAGTGCTACAGGAAATTTCTCACCTTGAAGAACCATATCCAGATAGGTCAATTCCTGAACTGCGTCGTAACTCCATACTCCCCCATGCTTCTCGAAGACCCTCTTTACTTCCGACCTTGCCTTCTCCTGGATCTCGTCGTTCATCGCCATCTCGAAAATGGCGAAACTGGTCGTGGTGGAGGTGGTTTCGAAGCCAGCGAGAAAGAATATGAACGCCTGCGCAGCGGCCTCGTCCATGGTTAACGCGCTTCCTGCCGTCGCACCAGATGGCACGTCCAGGTCGACGTTGTCCATGAGCTGGATGAGGATCTGCAGGAAATCGTCTCGGCGTACTTTGTTCTCCACCCTGTACGTGATCGTTTCTCTGACCACCCTCCTGAAGAAGGATGTGACGTTAGACGAGAAGATTCCTATACGCAGGATTCCCGCCAGCTTCGGGAAGGATCTGATGATTATTATACGTAGGAGGTCGCCGACCGTTTGGGTGAAGGCTCTTTTGCCCATGAGACGAAACTCTGCGTCGGGGTTCAGCATCGTGTTGCATTCTAGGCCGTAGGCGCATGAGCCTATAACGTCCATGGTGTATCTGCCGATGGTTTCTCTGATTTCCAGTGGTTGACCTGAAAAGACTTCTTGTTACtaagatgtgaaaaaaaaacatttgtcCATGACTACTAAGGGAAGTGCGCATAATCTATGAGTCTGTATTGTGGCATTGTCTGACTTATGAGCCATAATTTATTATTAGCATTGGTATATCACATTTATATGATAGTATAACACGCTAGTCAAGATATAATTATAAAGGGGTGAACGAAATATTAATGCAAAGTTATATCCGACGAGAATAAAAAGGGATAGTTACCTTTACCAGCGTTTTCCCCAAGAATATCCCTCAGCTTCAAACCACAGTCCAACATGACTCCGAACATGCCCCTCAGTTGCTTCGGCGAATACGCAGGCGCCAATTTGGTCCTCAGTCTCTTCCACTTCGGTCCATACAGCGAGAACAGATGCGCACTGAGTGGATCGTTTTTTTCGTCGTAGTACAATCCTCTATTATGAAAATGGGCTAAGAAGGCTCTTATGAGCACGGGATCGACCAGCAAAATTGCCTTCCTGCTGAAGAAGTAGAGTCCTACGTATTTGTGACCTTGAGCTCGGGCTCGGTCGTATACCTGCTTCAGTTTGCTCGCCAAGTTCTGACGACGGAAGATAACGCTAGCCATGTCTCCGAAAGGAAAAGACGGGTTGTCCTGTGGCACTCCTCTGGATTCCCAGTAGGTGTGAGCCATTCTGAAGTACAAGTAGATGAGGAGGAAGCATGTTGAGAGAAGAACGATGGATGGATTTGAAGCTATATGATTCAACGCTTCGGAAATGTACGAGTGCTGAAAGGGGAAAAAAAACTTCAGTTATACTTCGTAGGCTTCTATCTTGACCAATATTTTATTGGTTTGGATACTAAAGGTGCCCACAGATTACTCTGTCGTGATGTGGGCTCACGTCATAGTGCGCATGATTTAATAATCTAACATAGGAGTtggcgcggaagcgttcaaattgaTCTGATGTGACGTTGGACGTGTATTTCTACGTAACCCCCATGAAGTACTACATTATGCAGGATATGATTCccagttttcaacttcagacgcaaattttccaaatgcgctttgaaattattcaagGAATCCAGCTAATTtcctagatattttggattgaagtatattccaaaaaagaattaccaAAAACTGCGCtcaattttccatatttttgataattattcaaatggaaacacgaaacctcagTTTCAGCCAGATGCTaaggacgcaaacgccactcgacaAAGTAACTCCTCAAAATTTCTCAATCTGTGGACAGATTATTCTCTATACaactaaaatcagaatgacggaatgcgagggcaatatcatcagcgtatataaatttctcagaagaagtagtatagggatatcacacagacataatttgaaaagaagaggtactaaaactgatccttgtggaagaccgttattcaaagttttaaaattactactattatcatcaacaaaaacacgaaaccttccaTCTAACAGCATCTTTTCTAGTAAatgaaccatctttccacactccAGATGTatataaagtttgaaaatcaaaccatccttcCATACTGTGTCATATGCTGCAGATAAATCCACAAATGCTGTTCGTGTTTTTGATTTAACATTTAAATCTGCTTCAATGAAAGTTGTGAGGTGAGAAAGAATCCGAtaaaaacaatttcaatttttcctgaAACCCCCTTGAAAACTTTGGAAAGCGATTCAATCCTTAAGAACTAGCCTCTTTGAAATTTCGAAAGGTACACTGAATAAACTAATGGGTCGATAACTACTAAGATCAGAAGAATCCTTTCCACGTTTTCAAATCCCTCAACTTTCGCCTTTCGTTGTTATTATAAAAAGATTACAACCAAGACAAGCCCCTTTTGCCTAAATGATTGATGAACCAGTAGCTTTTTGAGATTTGGTGGATTTATTACCAAAACTATGAATAACAACTACGAAGAATGAAAATCGGTAAAACAGGCCATAATTTACATGATCACTTCATTAGCTTTCTAGGCGACGTTTCGAACTTTCGGATGATTCCTTCTTCAGGCtacgaaattgaaaaaaaactgcACTAGTAATATACTTTGATGATTGACTATTGTTTGCAAAGAGGTTCCTCTTTGATTGTTTGCTTCCACCCTTTATGATGACGAATAGTGTTATTCCACCAGTCTCGATTGAACTTccgaatgctcgaatcgttttTCCGTGATACTCACGTTTTCCATCGTTTCACTGAACTCCATAAAGAACACGAACTCTCCGATTCAAAGGGATgccattcaaacggcacgaacgGTGCGAACGACGCGCCTATCTGGCCAGGTTCGGTCAAAACGTCGTCTAGTTTCCCGCTACTGGCGTTTCCCCATATCTCGCGAACTTTCAACTTCACCGGAGTTGTGCTCCGGGCGTCCGCTAAAAATGCTCTCGGTCGAGCAAGCGGACAGCTTTCTCGCATCTACCGACGTCGCATAATTGGCTTCTGCATAAGGCATATTATGCGAATGTCAGAATCGTAATGAGGAGAAAATGAGGAACGAGAAACGTATTTTCCCTATTGTTCTTTGACGTTTTATGTTAAATGTTTCATCTCATCGCACATAGTTTCCTTTGAGATTGCGAAGCGTGAATTATGAATCAATTTAtccttatatcaatggaaaataTGCTGAGGAAAACTATCTGCATCCATAAAAAATACACTGCCCAAAAAAAAAGTAGATTTCTAATAATACATATAAAGGGTGATCCGAAAGTTAACCGCCATATGTTGACAATGAattcagaatcgaaaaataggCCTATTCTTCTTGATCAAATATAGCCTTAAAATACTCCATTTCGAACTTGCAGGGTGTCGAAGTTCATAAAAAAACCGATTGAAAAAGTGTTACATTTTGTCCTAAAAGCAATTTTTTGTTCAGTAAGACCATCTGTCCTTTTGTTGGCAAAACAGAACGAAGCATTAGTTGGTTAGTTAACTCTAAAATTGGTGGATCTGAAGATCGCCTCAGAAGAAATGGAGAAATTTAGAGCCATTTTGTAGATATGACCGTTGTATTCGTGTTGAAActtgaattaaaaattatttggtgTTTCAATCAAGCTTTAGTACCCTGTTAAACCGTTTTGGTTTTGAGGAATACAGggttttttatttcgaattcatGGTTAACGTATAGCGGTTGACTTTTGGGATACCCTGCATGAAGGGAAATAAAAAATCGATTTGTAGGTATAGATGTCTACATACAATAACCTGAAATAACAACTGTAAGCAAAACTGTTTCACAGCGACAATAAAGTTGAGAAACTAACGAAATGTAGATGAAAAAATCAACCTGCTCGAATCTGCAGGCTTAAGAATGGTTCCTGCTACAACAAAAACCTTGAAATATAGGTTTAATATCGTGTGGAGACTCTTCTAGCTTTTCGTGGTACTCCCGCATTGTATCAAAAAGGTTATCGATCAAAGTGTGAGGAATGTTTTGCTAATTATCCATTGCCAAACAGTTGTAATGTCAGCGGTGGGTCAAATGAGCGGAGTAATTGATGTGACATTGCAGACCAGACATGTTCACACCAACATTCGCCcgtaaagctacattcacaatcaattcacgggccgaagtgcacttcggcacggaagcttagcagatggcgttctccgttacctttcacaatgaaattcaagacaaaatttcttgcaagttgcaaactatcacttcggcaaggaatttcgtgccggctatagatgatgctgatgcttatgttttgatcagttacatttttgattcatttgagtatttcgttccaagattattgcgaatggtaaatttcgtgccgaagtgcacttcggcccgcgaattgattgtgaatgcagcttacgACTCATACAGACGAAATCTGTATCGGTGAACAGGCGGGCGCCCCATATATTCGTGTTCCAGTTCTTATGTTTGGATATCTTACACGCTGCCGCTCCCTACTCAATCGTACCTGGCGGATCTTCTTGCCGGCAAATCGAAGCTATGTATTCTATTCAGGATTGTTTGAGCAGAAACTATCCCAGCTTATTAATTTGGGATGCTGAGAAGGAGGGATATCGTCGTGCATTAAATTAAACAcgtattagccgatcttgtgcgaTGTAACTCTTGCTCTTCCACCCCTCGAGAATATGCAGTACTTCTATTAATACGGTTAAGCGGTTCCACgctcatgaggaccatattttgtgtgtgtgtATACTTCTAGTCGCTTTCAGTCCGGAAATTCATTATGAATATTCCGTATTTTTATAGGGAACACCAGAAATTCGAGCAGAGTTCGAAAGGATGCAAAGTACGATTTCGAATCTCCAAAAGTCGAATCTCTTCTTTGAGGCGCAAAATATCGAACTGAAGATGGATTTGGAAAAGTCTCAGAAAGATTTTTCCAGGTTCAAGGAGCAAATCCAGCACCTAGAAAAGTGAGTAGACGATATAGAACTCCTGTTATTTCCTAGATGCTTCAAATAGGTATacttatatatacatatacgtCTTTAGTCGCGTCCACACTATGCCGAACGACATCATTCGACCTGAGTCGAGCGGAAAAGTCGAAAGAGTCTGGACGTGTGTCGAATCGAATCGAATCATCCAAAAGTCGAATCGAATCATGTCGCTTCCAACCCGAATCAGCGCGGTCCCGCTCAAAGAAAGTCGAATCGaatgaagtcaaaattcatAGTGTGGACGTGTCGGATGGGATTCAGATCAGTCGACACCTTGATGAAGACGATCTTTGAAGAATTAGTGGTCTAAATCCCAATGAATTAATAAACTACCAAGTACAACATCgccctgaaataattttttatagtcaaaatCTGTTCGAAATTCAACAAAATCGTTCGATAACTCTCATCCGTGGATATTTGAGAGTGATCTGCAATGTCCAGAAcacctatttgaaaaaaaaatctttatttGGAGGGTTTGCTAACACCATTGTGAGCCGTTCCTAAGTTGAGCTCGTTGACTTCATCAAGGAGAAGATCCTCCATGTTCCTCCATGATCCCCATATTCACCATTAACTGTGGTTTTtatccagatagaaaccacAGTTAAGAATTCCTTTTGAATGAGTTTGAGTTCGCTTCGCTTAGAAAGGTCCGTGAAATGATTATAAAATCGTACACGATTCAGGTATAATCAATGCTCTGCTGTCGTCACTGCAATTCAGTGTTCCTCGTTTAGCTTCTAGATCACACACAACATTTCATATTGAGGTACCTAATTCCTAACATCACTTCTTCTGTCCACTAACAACAATGTTATAACAATCTAAGGacaatggcaaattggctacttcaattcagatcgtaacacttgtcgatattcatatcgtcgggtggtatgcatctgaatttatccttattattttattcattgcctccccgtttaggcgtgatcattcttcattaatCTAAGGAATGTTgacattttttctttctttatcTCCATTTCAGGAAATCCTGGAACCACGCGTtggtaatttttgttttgttttgtttctaaGACTTCCTTATTTTTTGTCTGCTTCATCATCGTTGATGtattatttgtaatttttttgcattattGTATACACCTGTAATTGGGTCTCGGTCTGTTGGATGTAATtctgtataaataaataaataaataaaacgaaGAAAAACTATTTCTCTCGACATTTCTTGATACTACATGGGTCTCGCCCAAAATCTACGAGGACATGGGCGTCGCTGACAACCTGCAATTGCGATTATTACTGCAATACCTGCTGCCAAAAAAGGATAATCATTCATTTTGTTCTCCAAAATCCAACTCCTACACATTCAGTGCTCGAAAACACCTGAGTCGAACCGTTCTTCATCATTCGAGACGTCTACACTGCAAAACCAGTCTGGACGCCGTGTCGAATCGAACGTAGCGAACCGAATGTGTCGCCCCGTATAGGTCGAATGATGTCGTTCGGCATAGTGTGGACGCGACTTTTCGTTATTACATaataatcaaagagtatcaactcacTTCCATTCATATCAGGATAATGCGTTAGAAAgcttaaaaatgataaaaattagAATTCTATAGATAAAGAAGTTGTATCGTTGTTATATTATCCATTTTACATAAACTGTCGTTCAGATTCCTGGTGTTATTTAGTTATATTGAT
The window above is part of the Coccinella septempunctata chromosome 8, icCocSept1.1, whole genome shotgun sequence genome. Proteins encoded here:
- the LOC123318924 gene encoding probable cytochrome P450 6a14 isoform X1 produces the protein MEFSETMENHSYISEALNHIASNPSIVLLSTCFLLIYLYFRMAHTYWESRGVPQDNPSFPFGDMASVIFRRQNLASKLKQVYDRARAQGHKYVGLYFFSRKAILLVDPVLIRAFLAHFHNRGLYYDEKNDPLSAHLFSLYGPKWKRLRTKLAPAYSPKQLRGMFGVMLDCGLKLRDILGENAGKGQPLEIRETIGRYTMDVIGSCAYGLECNTMLNPDAEFRLMGKRAFTQTVGDLLRIIIIRSFPKLAGILRIGIFSSNVTSFFRRVVRETITYRVENKVRRDDFLQILIQLMDNVDLDVPSGATAGSALTMDEAAAQAFIFFLAGFETTSTTTSFAIFEMAMNDEIQEKARSEVKRVFEKHGGVWSYDAVQELTYLDMVLQETLRKYPAAPVFIRKCTENYYIPDSNVLIEEGVDILVPCFALHRDPEYFPNPDRFDPDRFAEQENRPKIWDYAYIPFGDGPRICIGMRFAMLQMKITLSILLQNYVFHINSKTNLPIVMEKKGILLSPIGGIWMNLESVQ
- the LOC123318924 gene encoding probable cytochrome P450 6a14 isoform X2, with amino-acid sequence MEFSETMENHSYISEALNHIASNPSIVLLSTCFLLIYLYFRMAHTYWESRGVPQDNPSFPFGDMASVIFRRQNLASKLKQVYDRARAQGHKYVGLYFFSRKAILLVDPVLIRAFLAHFHNRGLYYDEKNDPLSAHLFSLYGPKWKRLRTKLAPAYSPKQLRGMFGVMLDCGLKLRDILGENAGQPLEIRETIGRYTMDVIGSCAYGLECNTMLNPDAEFRLMGKRAFTQTVGDLLRIIIIRSFPKLAGILRIGIFSSNVTSFFRRVVRETITYRVENKVRRDDFLQILIQLMDNVDLDVPSGATAGSALTMDEAAAQAFIFFLAGFETTSTTTSFAIFEMAMNDEIQEKARSEVKRVFEKHGGVWSYDAVQELTYLDMVLQETLRKYPAAPVFIRKCTENYYIPDSNVLIEEGVDILVPCFALHRDPEYFPNPDRFDPDRFAEQENRPKIWDYAYIPFGDGPRICIGMRFAMLQMKITLSILLQNYVFHINSKTNLPIVMEKKGILLSPIGGIWMNLESVQ